A window of the Oncorhynchus mykiss isolate Arlee chromosome 15, USDA_OmykA_1.1, whole genome shotgun sequence genome harbors these coding sequences:
- the LOC110490266 gene encoding phosphatidylinositol 4,5-bisphosphate 3-kinase catalytic subunit gamma isoform: MEQQVSDEEEPQPVVLREEIRRRRRKMKAFTSTFSVAVDQIAVEFVLPTTTKSSRSPDTLLLEVAGNWTVEQVKAQVWLRVVATNLCPEFYQKYSPDHCILLYQKKGNWCEIYDKHQVFQTLDCVRYWKALKKDVGKIHLTCRPQPSEESTQYQRYLNYLIGYDVTDVSNVHDDELEFTRRKLLTPRKIELSDRDPKLYSMDPWITSKHLPEYLLTKVTNSHILLVIHRNKASQTIKVSIDDTPVQVLQTFFTKISNKRALLGVPEDVCEADYVLRVCGREEYIYGNHPVRDFHWVRQCLKNGEEIHLVLESAPNPGQDLVQREDWAQVDDCTGVAGTHEQLTIDEKDHERVYTISLWDCHRKFRVKILGIDIPALPRNPELIVYVEASIFHGQQLLAQERTSSKAFTEEVLWNAWLEFNIRIRDLPKGARLSLQVFCGKAQTQISKGTSSYQDNGGSPGGGGSSSHDGSKTKNRLLYYVNLLLVDHRSLLRQGEFILHMWKMPEKTEDNSSVNADKLTSATNPDKASSMAVAILLDKYCYPVALPKSREGKAAGGEGREAEGGERGQREMPNHLRKQFEVIVETDPLHPLSQEDKELLWHFREECMRHPRAYPKLLGSVLWGRQEAVLATHRLLERSSVWDRSVLDVGLAMQLLDCHYSDAHVRSMAVRKLETLGDDDVLRYLLQLVQAVKFEPYHDSALARFLLKRALRSKRIGHFLFWFLRSEIAQSMHYQQRYAVLLEAYLRGCGEDMLQDFRRQVEMTEALQKVTREIKAMSAEKYDVSAQVVFQLRQKLENLQTSGLPESFRVPYDPGLRAGALVIEQCKVMASKKRPLWLQFKRADPTTLSSDTIGVIFKDGDDLRQDMLILQILLIMESIWEEESLDLSLLPYGCISTGNKIGMIEIVKDATTIANIQQSVVGSTGAFKDEILNQWLRDKCVSEEKFQQAVERFVFSCGGYCVATYVLGVGDRHNDNIMITESGNLFHIDFGHILGNYKSFLGISKERVPFVLTPDFLYVMGTSGKKSSPHFQRFQDVCVRAYLALRHHTNLLVILFSMMLMTGMPQLTSKEDIEYIREALTVGRPEEEAQRHLLDQIEICRDKGWTVQFNWFLHLVLGIKQGVDKRSA; this comes from the exons ATGGAACAGCAAGTGAGCGATGAAGAAGAACCTCAACCTGTAGTCCTTAGAGAAGAGATccggaggaggagaagaaagatgAAAGCCTTCACCTCCACCTTCTCTGTGGCCGTGGACCAGATAGCCGTCGAGTTcgtcctccccaccaccacaaagAGTAGCCGCAGCCCGGACACCTTGCTCCTGGAGGTGGCTGGGAACTGGACGGTGGAGCAGGTGAAAGCCCAGGTGTGGCTGAGGGTAGTAGCCACCAACCTGTGCCCTGAGTTCTACCAGAAGTACTCCCCTGACCACTGCATCCTGCTCTACCAGAAGAAGGGCAACTGGTGTGAGATCTACGATAAGCACCAGGTGTTTCAGACCCTGGACTGCGTCCGCTACTGGAAAG CTCTGAAGAAAGATGTGGGGAAGATCCACCTGACCTGCCGGCCTCAGCCCTCCGAGGAGTCCACACAGTACCAGAGGTACCTCAACTACCTGATTGGCTACGACGTCACCGACGTCAGCAACGTGCACGATGACGAGCTGGAGTTCACCCGGAGGAAGCTCCTCACACCCCGCAAGATCGAGCTGTCCGACCGGGACCCCAAACTATACTCAATGGACCCTTGGATCACATCCAAGCACCTCCCGGAGTACCTGCTCACCAAG GTGACCAACAGCCACATCCTGCTGGTCATTCACAGGAACAAGGCCAGCCAGACCATCAAGGTGTCCATCGACGACACGCCGGTCCAGGTGCTCCAGACCTTCTTTACCAAGATCTCCAATAAGAGGGCTCTGCTGGGAGTTCCCGAGGATGTTTGTGAGGCAGACTACGTCCTGAGAGTGTGTGGCAGGGAAGAGTATATCTATGGGAACCACCCGGTCAGGGACTTCCACTGGGTCCGACAGTGTCTGAAGAACGGAGAGGAGATCCATCTGGTTCTGGAGTCGGCTCCTAATCCGGGTCAAGACCTAGTCCAGAGAGAGGACTGGGCACAGGTGGATGACTGTACTGGAGTGGCAG GCACCCATGAGCAGCTGACGATCGACGAGAAAGACCACGAGCGGGtctacaccatctctctgtgGGACTGTCACAGGAAGTTCAGGGTTAAAATCCTGGGCATAGACATCCCGGCTTTGCCGAGGAACCCAGAGCTGATCGTGTATGTGGAGGCCAGTATCTTCCATGGCCAGCAGCTCCTGGCTCAGGAGAGGACCTCCTCCAAGGCTTTCACTGAGGAGGTGCTGTGGAACGCCTGGCTGGAGTTCAATATACGCATCAGAGACCTGCCCAAGGGGGCTCGCCTCAGCCTACAG GTGTTCTGTGGGAAGGCCCAGACCCAGATCTCTAAGGGCACCTCCTCCTACCAGGACAACGGAGGATCCCCAGGTGGAGGTGGCAGCAGCAGCCATGATGGTAGCAAGACTAAGAATCGTCTCCTGTACTACGTCAACCTGCTGCTGGTGGACCACCGCTCGCTGCTGCGCCAGGGAGAGTTCATCCTCCACATGTGGAAGATGCCTGAGAAGACCGAGGACAACAGCAGCGTCAATGCAGACAAGCTGACCTCAGCCACCAACCCAGACAAGGCCTCCTCCATGGCCGTAGCCATCCTGCTGGACAAGTACTGCTACCCAGTGGCCCTGCCCAAGAGCAGGGAGGGCAAGGCTGCTGGGGGGGAGGGTCGGGAGgccgagggaggggagagggggcaaAGGGAGATGCCTAACCACCTGAGGAAGCAGTTTGAGGTAATTGTTGAGACCGATCCACTGCACCCTCTCAGccaagaagacaaagagctgctGTGGCACTTCAGAGAGGAGTGTATGCGTCACCCCAG GGCATACCCcaagctgctgggctctgtgctGTGGGGTAGACAGGAGGCTGTCCTGGCCACTCATAGGCTGCTGGAGAGGAGCTCTGTGTGGGACCGTAGTGTGCTGGATGTGGGCCTGGCCATGCAGCTGTTAGACTGCCACTACTCTGACGCTCACGTCCGCTCCATGGCAGTACGCAAGCTGGAGACCCTGGGGGACGACGACGTCCTGAGGTACCTGCTGCAGCTGGTCCAG GCTGTGAAGTTTGAGCCGTACCATGACAGTGCCCTGGCCAGGTTCCTGCTGAAGAGAGCTCTCAGGAGTAAGAGGATAGGTCATTTCCTTTTCTGGTTCCTGAGGAGTGAGATCGCCCAGTCCATGCACTACCAGCAGAGGTACGCTGTGCTGCTGGAAGCCTACCTCCGAGGCTGTGGAGAGGACATGCTGCAGGACTTCAGACGCCAG GTGGAGATGACAGAAGCCCTGCAGAAAGTCACCAGGGAGATCAAGGCCATGTCTGCTGAGAAATATGATGTTTCTGCACAAG TTGTGTTCCAGCTGCGTCAGAAGCTGGAGAACCTGCAGACGTCTGGGCTGCCAGAGAGCTTCAGAGTGCCCTATGACCCGGGTCTACGGGCTGGTGCTCTGGTG ATAGAGCAGTGTAAGGTGATGGCCTCTAAGAAGAGACCGCTGTGGCTGCAGTTTAAGAGggctgaccccaccaccctgtccAGTGACACCATCGGGGTCATCTTTAAGGACGGGGATGACCTCAGGCAGGACATGCTCATTCTACAG ATTCTGCTGATCATGGAGTCCATATGGGAGGAAGAGTCTTTGGACTTGTCCTTACTGCCCTACGGCTGTATCTCTACTGGGAATAAAATAG ggATGATTGAGATAGTGAAGGATGCCACCACTATTGCCAACATCCAGCAGAGTGTTGTGGGAAGCACAGGAGCATTCAAGGACGAGATCCTCAACCAATGGCTGCGGGACAAGTGTGTGAGCGAGgaaaag tTCCAGCAGGCGGTGGAGAGGTTTGTCTTCTCCTGTGGAGGGTACTGTGTGGCCACCTACGTGCTGggggtaggagacagacacaaCGACAACATCATGATCACTGAATCTG GTAACCTGTTCCACATAGACTTTGGCCACATACTGGGGAACTATAAGAGTTTCCTGGGTATCAGTAAGGAGAGGGTTCCCTTCGTCCTCACCCCTGACTTCCTCTATGTCATGGGCACATCAGGGAAGAAGAGCAGCCCACACTTCCAGAGGTTCCAG
- the LOC110490269 gene encoding nicotinamide phosphoribosyltransferase — MEHRDPNFNILLATDSYKVTHYKQYPPNTSKVYSYFECREKRPDPTKNRKVKYETTVFYGLQYITNKYLKGKVVTPEKIQEAKEVYREHFQDDVFNEKGWNYILEKYDGHLPIEIKAVPEGSVIPRGNVLFTVESTDPECYWLTNWVETILVQVWYPVTVATNSREQKKILAKYLLETSGNLDKLEYKLHDFGYRGVSSQETAGIGASAHLVNFKGTDTVAGIGVIKKYYGTKDPVPGFSVPAAEHSTITAWGKDHERDAFEHIVRQFPNVPVSIVSDSYDIYNACEKIWGEDLRSLIESRSADAPLVVRPDSGNPLDTVLKVLEILGKKFIPTENSKGYKVLPPYIRVIQGDGVDINTLQEIVEGMKQHRWSIENIAFGSGGALLQKLTRDLLNCSFKCSYVVTNGLGVNVFKDPVADPNKRSKKGRLSLHRTASGDFVTLEEGKGDLEEYGVDLLHTVFQNGKIVQTYTFDDVRDNAKITDSDLKELLH; from the exons ATGGAGCACAGAGACCCTAATTTCAACATATTGTTAGCTACTGATTCTTATAAG GTGACACACTACAAGCAGTACCCTCCAAACACCAGTAAAGTGTACTCCTACTTCGAGTGCCGCGAGAAGAGGCCTGACCCGACCAAGAACAGAAAAGTCAAGTATGAGACGACGGTCTTCTATGGCCTGCAGTACATCACCAACAAATACTTAAAAG ggAAGGTGGTGACTCCAGAGAAGATCCAGGAAGCGAAGGAGGTGTACAGGGAACACTTCCAGGATGATGTCTTCAACGAGAAGGGCTGGAACTACATACTGGAG aAGTATGACGGCCACCTACCCATAGAGATCAAGGCGGTGCCGGAGGGAAGTGTGATCCCACGGGGTAACGTCCTCTTCACCGTGGAGAGCACCGACCCAGAATGCTACTGGCTCACCAACTGGGTGGAG acCATCCTTGTTCAGGTCTGGTACCCCGTCACCGTAGCAACCAACTCCAGGGAGCAGAAGAAGATTCTAGCCAAGTACCTGCTGGAGACCTCTGGCAACCTGGACAAGCTGGAGTACAAGCTGCACGACTTCGGCTACAGGGGAGTCTCCTCACAAGAG ACGGCAGGTATCGGAGCCTCTGCCCACCTGGTGAACTTTAAGGGCACAGACACGGTGGCTGGCATCGGCGTGATTAAAAAGTACTATGGCACCAAAGACCCCGTGCCTGGCTTCTCTGTGCCCGCCGCGGAGCACAG caCCATCACGGCGTGGGGGAAGGACCACGAGCGAGATGCCTTTGAGCACATCGTGAGGCAGTTCCCCAACGTGCCCGTGTCAATCGTCAGTGACAGCTATGACATCTACAACGCCTGTGAGAAGATCTGGGGCGAAGACCTGAGGAGTCTCATTGAGTCCCGCAGCGCTGACGCCCCACTGGTGGTCCGCCCCGACTCAGGGAACCCCCTGGATACCGTACTGAAG GTGCTGGAGATCCTGGGGAAGAAGTTTATCCCTACGGAGAACTCCAAAGGCTACAAAGTTCTGCCGCCCTATATCAGAGTTATACAGGGGGACGGAGTGGACATCAACACCCTGcaagag ATCGTGGAGGGGATGAAGCAGCATCGGTGGAGCATTGAGAACATTGCCTTTGGCTCTGGAGGGGCTCTGCTGCAGAAACTGACCAGGGATCTGCTCAACTGCTCCTTCAAATGCAGCTATGTGGTCACCAATGGCCTGGGG GTGAATGTGTTCAAGGACCCGGTGGCGGACCCTAACAAAAGGTCAAAGAAAGGTCGTCTGTCTCTGCACCGGACAGCGAGCGGGGACTTTGTCACTCTGGAGGAGGGCAAGGGAGACCTGGAGGAGTACGGCGTG gACCTGTTACACACAGTGTTTCAGAATGGGAAAATTGTCCAGACGTACACATTCGATGACGTCAGAGACAATGCCAAGATAACGGACAGTGACCTCAAGGAGCTCCTCCACTGA